In Musa acuminata AAA Group cultivar baxijiao chromosome BXJ2-10, Cavendish_Baxijiao_AAA, whole genome shotgun sequence, a genomic segment contains:
- the LOC135625339 gene encoding uncharacterized protein LOC135625339 yields the protein MGNANSIPEAQRTMQRQLQYCQEMRTQLECQVSSLETLAWRRKDEIERNMADSTRNFGIFKDCLDELEQAESIFQHLSTKKSICEKEVARLSDELNDLDPESAARAGEHSPETSAEIRESPESGFSIDYDTFFGKQKTQPHYPYVKDS from the exons ATGGGGAACGCCAATAGCATTCCGGAAGCCCAGCGGACGATGCAGCGCCAGCTCCAGTACTGCCAGGAAATGCGCACCCAGTTGGAATGTCAAGTCTCTTCTCTCGAAACACTAGCCTGGAGGAGGAAGGACGAAATAGAAAGGAACATG GCTGATAGTACCCGGAACTTCGGTATCTTTAAGGATTGCCTTGACGAACTTGAGCAAGCGGAGTCAATATTCCAACACCTATCGACAAAGAAATCGATCTGTGAAAAAGAG GTTGCAAGATTATCCGATGAGCTTAATGACTTAGATCCAGAAAGTGCAGCCAGGGCTGGCGAGCATTCtccagaaacctctgcagaaataagAGAATCCCCTGAAAGTG GTTTCAGCATAGACTATGACACATTCTTCGGTAAGCAGAAGACACAACCACATTATCCTTATGTCAAAGATTCTTGA
- the LOC135625992 gene encoding disease resistance protein RGA2-like yields MALASDLEHVLLHVLPRPAMMPQGRLLGMPNHMEMIRDLLWAINGTILDAELRALKEPELEEWVTDVGAAIVDVDDLLGRILAWHPRGGAAAASNRSICSIRAASRRPILLKLKEMVGRLKYLGRRGSVLGLSKEILESVDPRQEEEHSTVLREEVVGRDEDVEEIIDILQQQQSGDCDEWLLISGGDGKTTLARLIYHHPWVRENFQHRIWVDVPNIASLDPKRIMREFTRSITGGAMRGHLAILRWIPWKQILARSG; encoded by the coding sequence ATGGCGTTGGCGTCAGATCTGGAGCACGTACTGTTGCATGTACTGCCGAGGCCTGCGATGATGCCGCAGGGGCGACTACTAGGCATGCCAAACCACATGGAGATGATTCGAGACCTCCTCTGGGCTATCAATGGCACGATCTTGGACGCCGAGCTTCGAGCGTTGAAGGAGCCGGAGTTGGAGGAGTGGGTGACTGACGTCGGTGCAGCCATTGTGGACGTCGACGATCTGCTCGGTAGGATCCTTGCCTGGCATCCAAGAGGAGGAGCGGCTGCAGCATCGAATCGCTCCATCTGCAGCATCCGGGCGGCCTCTCGCCGACCCATTCTATTGAAGCTCAAGGAGATGGTGGGCCGGCTGAAGTATCTGGGGAGGAGGGGGTCCGTGTTGGGCCTCTCGAAGGAGATATTGGAGTCTGTGGATCCACGACAAGAAGAAGAGCACTCCACCGTCCTAAGAGAAGAGGTGGTGGGACGCGACGAAGATGTAGAAGAAATCATCGACATTTTGCAGCAACAACAGTCTGGCGATTGTGATGAATGGCTGCTCATAAGTGGCGGTGATGGGAAGACGACCCTCGCTCGGTTGATTTACCACCATCCCTGGGTGCGCGAGAATTTCCAGCATCGAATCTGGGTGGATGTCCCAAACATTGCTTCGTTGGATCCGAAGCGGATCATGAGAGAATTCACGAGATCAATAACCGGGGGAGCCATGCGAGGACATCTGGCTATTCTACGATGGATTCCATGGAAGCAAATACTTGCTCGTTCTGGATGA